In Aedes albopictus strain Foshan chromosome 3, AalbF5, whole genome shotgun sequence, the genomic window gccataatcaacaatagtaggggtattaggggcataatggacaccctaagcaaatgagtacgttaggcctgtataacagacaaaaacttaacatattatcagttggcttacaactttaacttgttttctacgtatttcaatcatttacagcagatagaatgtcattattgtgaagaaataattaattgtaaaccgtgtgtattttggggctggcaggaaaggtacggggcgaaatggacacccatcggggcataatggacatccctgcatattttatgctgtatctttgagaatatcgacaagttaagtaattttccaacggagatcaataccacagatataatactccatcttagacgagttaacataacttcaaagttaattaaataaattttaggctaaaataatcgaattgaattttttcaaactctcttaaacgcctaacagtatgcaacgcgcgtacatccattcataattgccagtgttcatttcgccccgaatagactacaactagaaatcctctacatagagataagcggaagttacatatgtcgattcggcaacgctgttcattttgtttacatcagctgccaacacttgttgcaaagctagatgttcaaactttgtgcgtgacttcgtagtggttcaagttgttttgtttacattttctaattataatagattttattttcaaaattttgaaaaaaaaaaatagcggagcaatcgatgaaatctgaaatttattgtaaagtgttaagctaaacatatcggcagaactgaagcaagaagcagcaatgaaagttttttcgagaagtgcagcaacaaaagtttcgtcataagcttgagcttttgaaagcagaattaattaaattctatctttttactaaacttacatataccgtcaatttctcgatattaaaaataaataattttaatttatttagctcggattgcaataccgttcaatcgacgccttcttacgaacgatcagcctgttcatttggctcacactttgacagttctttctgcacgattggcttacaatggccgcctccgcagatctctataatgtaggattactaactacaacattgaaattgctattttcagtgtgttctgatcaaaaatataatacttcatccattgctaaatctacgtatacatgtagataagctaacaattcacttgtttgtatggtggactgTGGACatactcaatcactcgtaataccttatttgctgctgcttcgaaattataagaaatccaccatatgaaaaacatacttcaatttcaatgatattttggttattttgaaggaatataaatggtacttttgataaatagaacaatgacttgtccCTTTACACTTATGCGTTGAAAGTTTtatataaaagtcaacggtttcggcaaaaacaggggtgtccatttcgccccgggtgtccattatgcccctaatccccctacgccacaatactcggtttgtggctgccgctctccatcctcggtcgcgcccaatgctcgccaagtcacgctccacctggtccgcccatcgtgctctctgcgctccacgccttcttgtgccaaccggatccgttgcaaacaccagctttgcagggttgttgtccggcattcttgcaacatgccctgcccaacgtatccttccggctttggccaccttctggatgctgggttcgccgtaaagtgcagcgagctcgtggttcatccttctccgccacacaccgttctcctgcacaccgccgaagatcgtccttagcacccgtcgctcgaaaacttcgagtgcttgcaggtcctcctcgagcatggtccatgtctcgtgcccgtagaggatcaccggtcttatcagcgttttgtacatggtgcatttggtgcgtgggtgaatctttttcgaccgcagtttcttctggagcccgtagaaggcccgacttccgctgatgatgcgcctccgaatttctcggctctcgttgttgtcagccgtcagtaaggatccgaggtagacgaattcctccaccacctcgaaagtatccccgtctatcgtaacattactacccagacggatccggtcgttttcggttccgcctaccagcatgtactttgtttttgaggcattcaccaccagtccgacctttgctgcttcgcgtttcaggcgggtgtacagttctgccaccgttccaaatgttctagcgataatgtccatgtcgtccgcaaagcacacaaattgaccggattttgtgaaaatcgttccccggctgttgagcccggctcgtcgcatcacaccttccagtgcgatgttgaagagtagacatgagaggccgtcaccttgtcgcagtccccggcgagatacgaatgaactggatagttcacccgaaacccttacgcagttttgcacaccgtccatcgttgctttaatcagtctagtcagcttcccaggaaagccgttttcgtccatgattctccatagctctgcgcggtcgatactatcgtatgccgctttgaagtcgatgaacaggtggtgcgttgggacctggtattcacggcatttctggaggatttgccgtacggtaaagatctggtccgttgtcgaccggccgtcgatgaagccggcttgataacttcccacgaactcatttgttttaggtgacagacgacggaagatgatctgggatagcactttgtaggcagcattcaaaatagtgatcgccctgaagttctcacattccaaatggtcgcctttcttgtgaatggggcagattaccccttccttccactcctccggtagctgttcggtttcccagatcctgactatcagccgatgcagacaggtggccaacttttctgggcccatcttgatgagttcagctgcgataccatccttaccagctgctttgttggttttgagctggtgaatggcatccttaacttccctcagcgtgggagttggttcatttccgtcctccgctgcactggcgtcgtcgttccttccgttgccgtgggctcccgtgcctacgttctccacgccgttccaAGCACAaaaaggtgctgatcgaagtgctgcttccaacttttgatcacctcacgttcgtccgtcaagaggcctccgtctttatccctgcatatttcggctcgcggtacgaagccgttgcgggctgtgttgagcttctgatagatcttccgtgtttcttgggaacggcacagcagttccatttcttcacaccgctccttccaggcggcactttttctcccgaaagatgcgggtctgctgtttccgcttctgtttttaacattccacgttctgtcgggtcccttgctgcagcattactgccctcgctgcgttcttcgcTTCGTCAAAtcattcgttccatcgattccgttccgatggtgctctcggctgcgtcgttgatggctctagaagggcctcatcgagctcgccctcgtctggcaacgcggcctcgagattctacgtgtatgctgaggcgacatccggttgtttcagtcgctctaggttgtaccgtggcggccgCCGTAcactgttgatgacggagagttttgggcgcagtttgaccatcaccagatagtggtcggagtcggtgTTGGCGTCACGATAGGTCATGACGTCgataattgtgctcattctgcgaatggagtgacgtgagaaaagtcggagtcgtatatcgaggtgagaaatctcgattcgattgaggtgactctccatttgatttacacggcgagtcacttcattcgagacggtattcctcacgtcgatatacgactccgacttttctcacgtcactccattcgcagaatgagcacaaatgtcggagaagtgctgtccgccaatcagaacgtggtcgatttgagattccgtctgatgtggtgatctccaggtgaaaCGATAAAGGAGACTGTCAGTGTTAACTGGATCCGATCGTCACAACAAAGTCGTCGCACCAACACGCTCGACAGTGTGCTTTAGGTCAAAAGGATGAAGCGGATAATCTTCATCGTCATTACTGTATCGCTAGACCATTATGTCAAATTAATGGCAAGCTAACCAAGTATCGTAAACCGGggacaaattgatctccgggtcgaaactGATCAGATGTTTTTCCGTTCGATGAAGCATATTTTAAATAGTTCTTTTTAAAGTAGCGCGCTGTTGACATCAGATACAAAACGATATTTGTAAGGAAGCTACTTAAACTTTAAAGTATACTTTATCCAACAGAAAAACGTTTTATAAATTTCGGCCCGGATATCAATTTGACCCCGATGTACGACCTAGcgaaggagttgaagcagatatTTCACCTGGAGGATGTCCGTACAGTTGTTatggttgtcctctcggcaaatGGAGTCGTCCCCAAATCTCTCCTAAAATCCCTAGACGAGCTGAAATTGAAGAAGGACttaaacagcatcctgaaagtgaTGATTTTTGAACCTGTAGTATAATGAGACGGTTCTTGAGTCATcacaagttcatccaaatgcagactCTTTAGGATATAAGCAAAACCGTCTTATGAGATACATAGAGCCTAATCTACTTTTGCATGCAGATTGTCTGAGGTAGGTGGAAGTTTCCAGCGTTCAGTTGAGAAGTGTCAAAATTCTATAATAATACCCTGGCTGTTCAACCAAGCATTTCACTAGGATTTCTCATACAAGCAATTGGATTTTATATTAAGCATAGAATACTTTATTATGGGACATTCATCCGAAGTCTAATAAACCTTTCAACGTCTATAGATGAAATTTACTAAATCGACTAATATCTTATGAACGCGTTCGATCCCCTTCCCATCCCGACTAGCTAACAGCAATAAATACACCACAAAAGTtaacaaaattaaaacaatattCCACTCCCACTGACAAACGGATATCATCACACCTTCACCCTATAACTTCACTTCAATAGAAGAACAATTCCGGGAAATTGTTTTCGTAGATGGGCCGTTGCTGGTTCATCTTGCTGTTCGCTCCATCCACCACGGTTGCACCGGCTGCGGCCATCAGCTGGTTCCCGCAATTGATCTGCCGCTCGGCCGACAGCGAGTTGAAGATTTCGTTCAGCTTGTTCTGCAGCACGTCGTGCTGCGGTTCCGTCCGGCGCACCAAGTCCTCGAATGCCGTTTCGCGGAACGTGCGCCCGATGGCCGCTTGCTTCTCCCGCGCTTCCCGCTTGTTGGCCTCGGTCGGTTCCGCCAGGACCCGTTTCATCGATTCGAAATTGAAGTCCACCGGGAGGCTGCGCTTCTGGACTCCGGGTGAGCTACTGACCGATTCGGCGTCGTAGTTGGCGTCCACGATGCTGTTGCGGGCGGCACCTGGAGAAATCGGTTCGGGAGGATGTTAATCATTTAAGTTGACTGCTGTAGCGTTAGAGATACTCACTGGTGTCGACCCACGAGTGCCGATGAGCGGACATGTCCGTCTGGTTCAGCGAGTATGGGGTTCCCGTTTGGACTCGGTTGTGCTCCAGACCGGCCTGCTGGAGACACTCCGCCACGGCCAGCTTGTCGATCATCAAATGGGGTTGATTGGTGTTGAGAGTGCTCGGAGCAGGTTTTTCATTATCCAGCAACGGAGGCAACAGATAGGACGCGTCCTCCATGCGAGACTGAATGACTTTTTCGGCGTACTCGACGAGGGGTCCGATGCCGGTGCAGCGGCCAATCAGGATCAGCAACGTGATGGCGATGCTGTGAAGATTGCAGCGGTGCTTTGGCGATAGTTCCACTTCGGCTACCGCCACCTGTTGGATGCTGGAAGAACGGAAGCGACGATTTTCAATGTTAGTTGAGGTTGTCACATGAATTATGCGTTGCATTTAGTTGTTAGGAGTGAGCCACGTATgagaacaaaaagaacggaataatCGTTAAATACCCTGACGTAAAAAAGTGTGAAATGTGTTAAATAGAAAATGCTCAACCAACAGCTTACCTCAGTACAAACAGCAAAAACTCCTGCACCGTTTCGCTGCAGGCCAACTCGACGACCATCAGCCCGGCCGTATTGTAAGACGATTTGAGCACTTCCATGTGATTCTCTTGGGACATCCCGTCCAGAATGGCTTGCAGAATGCCCGCTCCGTACTTGTGCGTGAAGAGGATATCCGAGCGGGACGCTTGTTCCACCGTCAGTGTGGGATAGTGGCTGACCGAGAGGGAGTTCAGCAGATGCTGATTCTGATGGCGGTCCAGCAGTTGTTGGAAGATTTGCATCACGATGACCCGGATCGGGACGGAGGCAGCCCGGGCCATTTTCAGAAGCGGCTGAAGGAAGGAGACCGGGAAGGCTTTTTCAAAGGATACCGTCCGGTATTGGGTTCCGACTTTGAGGAGCGATTTCAGAAGAATGCTTTGCAGGAGCTGATCACCTTTGTTTTTCTTGGTGGGATCCGGAACGGTGTTCATGATGAACAGCATGATTTCGATCTTCTGATAGTCTGGATGATGGTTGGCAAACTCTCCGAGGGCGTTGATGAGAGCTTCCTGGTATTGGGTCTCTTCTGGTGTGGATTCGTGCTGGGTGCTAACGGAGGTCTTGAGATGAGTCAGGAGATTGTTAATGATGTCCAGAGCGGATGGTCCAACGCTTTCGCCCGCTGCGATGGCAATGATCTTGGAAAGGACAACTGCCAGGGAGGTTCGTGTTTTGGGAGATGATGCAAGATTCTGGTCCAGATGGGACATCAAGGTCTCTACGACCGTGTAGGAATACTGCGGCTGGATCGAGATCATCACAATCCGGAAGGTATCAATGGCGAACCGGTTCGGGACCCACAGTTTGTGATTGTCCAAATGTGTCAGCAGTGGCTTCAGCACCGCCCTGATATGTCCGAACGAAGCCCTAGAAACTAGTTCTCTTAATACTGATTCGGCCAGAACCGGCGGCGTCGAAGGAGTCGCTTCTTGATCCACAGCCTTGCTTCCACTGGCCGATTGCATGTTGAACAGAAGCGAAGGAACGATCTTCTCCATATGCTGCTTCTCCCAGATATTCTCCACCAAATCATCTGACACCGTTTTCCTGATTACTCCCTGCAAACCTTTGATTCCGGCCATCCGAATACTGTCCCTCAATTCCAGATCGTCGCTATTCCCGTAGCACATCGAGCTGAACTTCGAGATGAAGAAATCGTACCTTCTATGGTACGACGGAGTATCCTCTTCAATATTCGCAAACCGCACGAACGAGTTCGTGGCCATGATCTGCAACGTCGGGTTCACGTCCTCCATCAGTTTCTGGACCATCCGTAGAAAGCTCTCCACAAACAGATTCAAAATCTGCGCGTGGCACGCCATCAGCAGTAAATCCATAGCCTCCATGGCAATCTCCACAAACTTGTACCGCTTCCGGTTGATGTCCTTCGAAGCCCGCTGGTACAAATACTCCCCGATTCGGTCCAGCTTCTCCGGCGAGCGCAACGAGTAGAACGTCAGCTTCTCCATGTTCGACTTGACCAGCCCATCCTCCGGATTCACCGGAAAGATGTTGTCCACCAGCCGCTTGTAGCGAGGCCGGAGGGCCGAGCAGCAACCACAACAACCTGAAATTTTGCATTGAAATAACGAAAACTTAATGTTAAACAACTAACTAATGAAACGATGAGTCATTCAGTTATTAGCTATGCTATTTTGTCTTGGAACCAGCCCCAATGCCAACATGGCCGATACAAGAAAACGGAGATGAAATTCAAAGTATACAAACCCATCATTTTATGGCGTTATTTGAACACTTGCAGAACACCAAACAGAACAGGAAAACACTAATCAAGCGACCGGACACACTATGACAATATTTTTCACGCTTTTAGGCGAATTTCCAACATTTTTCACTATGCGAGCTCGAGATAAAATAGAGGGTGTTTTGGAATGAACGAAAAACACtacgctgtttttttttcttccagccAAGTGCAGTTCTGTCAAACCTTAGGAACGGATGGGAAAttggaacaaaacaaaaccagCTGTTCGGAACCGGCAGGGGTGGGTGAATCGGTGGGCGCGTAATTCCGAATGCAAGGTTGGAATGCAGCGGACCGGGCGAAGGGAGGCGACAGTCCTGTTTTATCATCAAAAATTGTCATTATCGCTAGCATGCAACGATCGGTGCCTCACAATCTTTCTAGGAAGGTACCTTCTTCGTGGTGATGTGGTGAAGCTTCACAGCAAGCAACATCGTCAAGAAAGTAGCTGTACCCTCCAACATGCGAAAGATGGTGGTGCATCGATGATTGCAAGCTTAAGATTACCTACCATTTGGAATGTGCAtcttgaagcacatgcgaaggTGCAGcagcgaaataaatttgaatctattttttctgttgcgcatcattaagcttatTAAGAGCTATGCACTTATCCAAAGTAAGTTGCGACATTTcttaggttaaaaatcaattttcgcaccgccggtcacttcggatttcaaccaaaaccataatattgtcgtcgcggttgaaacccgaagtttccccacacccgacagtagaattttctcaaaatccatacgtgaaacttATCGTTGGacgtagagtgactggaagggagagtggcgtcatgttcccattttgacaggtctcctgctcgtttggaacaggaatttgtatggatttgacagatgaccgctgttccaattttgacattgacgccactctaagttaaagccactctagttggacgtagtgcgctggacagcgaacccggccctctatccagcgcactgtgcccgacgtacctccgacacacggtttaggagaaaaatcgattttcgcgtgtcaaaaattccgattttcaactgcacgaacaatataagACCTCTGAAGTTTgtgaaagtttgtgaagtttgtgAAGTGACGTTATGGACGTTTGCCCTTCAAAAAcatctacaaaaattccttcataaagcaatccaaagattttttaggaattcctcaatcaattccttcaaaaattcattcagggattcttcaataaattttccCATGGCTCCAAGCAGATATTCCTCCGGAGAATTATGCTGAAATgcatacagagattctttcagcaattccaccGGGTACTCCttcatgtattttctcagaagttcttccgggttTTCTTCCAAAGATGTCGAATTTCTCATGAAACGATCCCTAGAAATTACTACATACAGAAATTACTTTTGGatatttctcatgagatttttctaTTATACTTAATAGAAGTTTAAGTGTTTctctaggcattcatccagacTTTCCTCAAAAAACTTTCACGACTTCTTGCGGGTATTCGTTCAGAAAATGCATGAATTTTGataagggattcattcaggaatttctatacTAAATAGTTCTTaataaattactaaaggaattccaccaagggtttctcaagCAGTATTTCCCggtattactcaaggaatttattTGACAACACCTACGATTCCGGTAATTTCCCtacgattctttcagatattcctccagggatttttcaaagaatatctccagagatttctatagaaactAGACAGAagagttatttgaaaattccttcaaggtttttttcagaagttcttccacggtttttttttctgaaacttcttctggaattcctccagaaatatctccaaaaactctttcaggatttttctaaacatgtcagcagaaattcttccatggagttttttttcgtagaaattcatctagagcttGTTTTGAAAAGTCTTGAGCGATTCTTTGGAAAAAATTTCAAAGGACTTCACCAGGAAACCCCTACATAATTTTATCAGGGGTTACTGAAGAAGTTTCTAGCAGGTTTCGTCTTGGTACTGAtcctgcagttccttcagaattatctcctggaattgcttcagagagttatccaggaattctttcagatatttcttcacggattttacAGGAGTACCTCACGAAATTACACAAAAatatcgtagaaatttttcttggattctctgaaggaattttgaaaaggaTTCCTAGAGACGGCtatctctctggagattccaagaaattttcaaaaatttctagaagagattcctcaaaaaaaaatctaatgcgATTTCTAATGTTATCTTcaggcttggcattggtcacGATACTCACAAGTGTGCTATGGTTTTATTCTAACGATCCTTCATTAGCGGACTCGATGGTAGTAACCATAGGTCGTATACGCTAATGGAAAAGTCGTAACCAAGAAACCATAGGTGACCGTGACGATTTGTTTATGTGTTTGAAGGTCTTATACACTGACCGTCAGCAAATTAACCGT contains:
- the LOC109410649 gene encoding protein EFR3 homolog cmp44E isoform X1 codes for the protein MSMIRCCFEPVEMPEFLDSFVKKCTEGCCCGCCSALRPRYKRLVDNIFPVNPEDGLVKSNMEKLTFYSLRSPEKLDRIGEYLYQRASKDINRKRYKFVEIAMEAMDLLLMACHAQILNLFVESFLRMVQKLMEDVNPTLQIMATNSFVRFANIEEDTPSYHRRYDFFISKFSSMCYGNSDDLELRDSIRMAGIKGLQGVIRKTVSDDLVENIWEKQHMEKIVPSLLFNMQSASGSKAVDQEATPSTPPVLAESVLRELVSRASFGHIRAVLKPLLTHLDNHKLWVPNRFAIDTFRIVMISIQPQYSYTVVETLMSHLDQNLASSPKTRTSLAVVLSKIIAIAAGESVGPSALDIINNLLTHLKTSVSTQHESTPEETQYQEALINALGEFANHHPDYQKIEIMLFIMNTVPDPTKKNKGDQLLQSILLKSLLKVGTQYRTVSFEKAFPVSFLQPLLKMARAASVPIRVIVMQIFQQLLDRHQNQHLLNSLSVSHYPTLTVEQASRSDILFTHKYGAGILQAILDGMSQENHMEVLKSSYNTAGLMVVELACSETVQEFLLFVLSIQQVAVAEVELSPKHRCNLHSIAITLLILIGRCTGIGPLVEYAEKVIQSRMEDASYLLPPLLDNEKPAPSTLNTNQPHLMIDKLAVAECLQQAGLEHNRVQTGTPYSLNQTDMSAHRHSWVDTSAARNSIVDANYDAESVSSSPGVQKRSLPVDFNFESMKRVLAEPTEANKREAREKQAAIGRTFRETAFEDLVRRTEPQHDVLQNKLNEIFNSLSAERQINCGNQLMAAAGATVVDGANSKMNQQRPIYENNFPELFFY
- the LOC109410649 gene encoding protein EFR3 homolog cmp44E isoform X2 → MMGCCGCCSALRPRYKRLVDNIFPVNPEDGLVKSNMEKLTFYSLRSPEKLDRIGEYLYQRASKDINRKRYKFVEIAMEAMDLLLMACHAQILNLFVESFLRMVQKLMEDVNPTLQIMATNSFVRFANIEEDTPSYHRRYDFFISKFSSMCYGNSDDLELRDSIRMAGIKGLQGVIRKTVSDDLVENIWEKQHMEKIVPSLLFNMQSASGSKAVDQEATPSTPPVLAESVLRELVSRASFGHIRAVLKPLLTHLDNHKLWVPNRFAIDTFRIVMISIQPQYSYTVVETLMSHLDQNLASSPKTRTSLAVVLSKIIAIAAGESVGPSALDIINNLLTHLKTSVSTQHESTPEETQYQEALINALGEFANHHPDYQKIEIMLFIMNTVPDPTKKNKGDQLLQSILLKSLLKVGTQYRTVSFEKAFPVSFLQPLLKMARAASVPIRVIVMQIFQQLLDRHQNQHLLNSLSVSHYPTLTVEQASRSDILFTHKYGAGILQAILDGMSQENHMEVLKSSYNTAGLMVVELACSETVQEFLLFVLSIQQVAVAEVELSPKHRCNLHSIAITLLILIGRCTGIGPLVEYAEKVIQSRMEDASYLLPPLLDNEKPAPSTLNTNQPHLMIDKLAVAECLQQAGLEHNRVQTGTPYSLNQTDMSAHRHSWVDTSAARNSIVDANYDAESVSSSPGVQKRSLPVDFNFESMKRVLAEPTEANKREAREKQAAIGRTFRETAFEDLVRRTEPQHDVLQNKLNEIFNSLSAERQINCGNQLMAAAGATVVDGANSKMNQQRPIYENNFPELFFY